CGGGGCAAAGTGGTCTTTCATGGATGCGTTATTCACTGCCGCAAGTGCTGTCAGTGTTACTGGACTTTCAGTAATAACGGTACGTGATACTTTTACTGTACCGGGAATCTTTATCCTCATGTTCGTCCTGCAGTTCGGCGGGATTGGTGTCATGGCGCTTGGCACATTCTTCTGGTTAATTATAAGGAAGAAAATTGGGCTGAAGGAACGCAGATTAATCATGATGGACCAGAACCAGACTTCTATGTCAGGGCTCGTGAAGATGCTGAAAGAAATTCTGGTCATTATCGTCATAATTGAATTAATTGGTGCACTGCTATTAGGAATATATTTCTTAAAATACTTTCCGACATGGCAAGAAGCATTTCTTCATGGTTTGTTTGCATCTGTCAGTGCTACAACCAATGGAGGGTTTGATATTACCGGAGCTTCACTGATCCCGTATGCACAGGATTATTTTGTAGTTACAATCAATATGCTATTGATTACTCTTGGCGCAATTGGTTTTCCTGTGCTGGTTGAATTGAAAAGCTTCCTGTTCAGAAGCAAAAAAAATGGTCCGTTCCGTTTCTCACTATTTCTTAAGATTACTACTCTTACTTTCCTTGGCCTCCTTATTTTCGGAACCGTTGCAATATGGGGACTGGAATATAATCATTTTTTATCCGATAAGTCTCTGTTGGATTCATTCTTTTATGCTTTCTTCCAGTCCACGACAACCAGAAGTGGTGGTTTGGCGACAATGGATGTGAATGATTTTACTGACCCTACATTATTCCTGATGGCAGCTTTGATGTTTATCGGGGCATCACCGAGTTCGGTCGGCGGAGGAATCCGAACAACAACTTTTGCGATAAATCTCTTGTTCCTTTACCACTTTGCGCGAGGAAGGCGTGCAATCAGGGTATTTAACAGAGAGTTGCACCAGGATGATATAATCAAGTCTTTGGTTGTTTCCATCATGGCTGTACTTATATGTTTCTTTGCAGTCCTTATTCTAATGGTTACAGAGAATCAATCACTATTGGCAATCATTTTTGAAGTTGCATCTGCTTTCGGAACAACAGGCTTATCTATGGGCATCACTCCAGAGCTTTCGGCGATCGGAAAAATGGTCCTAATAATATTGATGTTCATCGGAAGAGTTGGAGTCATATCCTTCTTGTTGATCATTGGCGGTAAAACAGAAAAAGAAAGCATCCATTATCCAAAGGAACGTGTGATAATTGGTTAATGGTTAATATCAAAAAATCCGGGCTACCCCGGATTTTTTTTATTTTACTATTTAATGATTTTCTTCGAAGTATGCCTGGCTCTCATCGTCGCAGTGTGCTTATATTAATCCTGGCCTTTGCTCACATCTTTTGTAGGGTGCATGAATGGATAGGCTTTTGGCTTTCTTTTTTCCTCGAGAAGATCCCTGTTTTCAGCTGTGTTCCACCCTATATCATTAGTAGGGTGTACCCACTCATCGCCAGCCATGACTGCTGGATCAGTCTCGTCAGTCCAATTTTCAAGCGGTGAGTTTTCAGATGAGTAAAGACTGTCTCCGATGATGACTCCATGCTCGTTCTTGAATGGAGGTTTCATTTCTATACCAGTATCTTTAAAACTCGGAGCATTTATTTGATGAGGCATGGTTTCCTCGATATCCAGTGGTTTTAGTTCCCGATCTTTTTTTGCCATTTCAGCTCCTCCTTTTTGAGCTTATTTTTTGTCATATGCTGAATTTTATTAGGGAGTTCCTTTTGTAAAATTAGGTAATCAAATCAGTACATAGCAAATCGCCGATTGAAAAAAATAGTAATATGGAGGTGGTAAGAATGGCTAAAAGGAAGGCAGAAAGAAATGCTTTGGCTAAATATACAAACACACCTAAGAAAAACCTTCAGGAAAGCGAATTTTCTGCAGAGTTTGCCCATGGTGAAGATCCAGGCAAATTTGCTAACAGAAATTCAAAGCAGGGCAGGAAAGGAAGATCGTGATGAAAAAGCATGAAGGTCGGCACCAAAAGCCAATGAACGTTGAATTTGGCATGGAATTTGGCGATATTAATGCAGGTAAGCTTTATGAGATCCCTTTTAATAGTAAAAAGACGAAAAATAAAGCAGACAAAGAGTGTCAATAAAATCGAGCAAAATAAAAGCCGGCTATGTTAAGCCGGCTTTAAATCTTCCATCTTAAAAGTGAAAAACTGAGGAGTGTTCAATTTTGAATCGAAATAAACAAGCATATAGGAAGGGGAATAATCAATCTCTCCATCTTCAATAAACCTCTCGAGGTCAATGGTAATATCCTCAAGGAGAGTATGCTTATATAATTCCTTTTCACTAATGTTCAGCTCAGAGTACTGATTGCCAAGGGCATCAGGCTTCTGGATGATGCCACGGTAAAGGTCTGACCGCTCCTGTTTGTCAAGACTCAGTTCCCACCAAGGCTTGCGTGGCTTATGTTTCATGCTGGCAAGATAATCATATTTCATCAAACTCTCGATTGCTTCTAAATTCTCTACACCTTTTTCTTGAAGGAAATTGAATAGTCTTTTGAATAAGTCCTCCAGCTGATGTCCAATTCGGGACCAGCCTCTTGTTTCCCAATAAGAGCCGAAATCCTGGAAGAAATCAAATGGTGATGGAAAAACCTTTGTGACTAGATATTCAACGGTAAGATCCATTCGGTGGTCATTCCAATATTTTTCGAGTACATCTTCAACCTGCTTGATCTTGATGATGTCGTTGAAATCAAGGACATTGTTCCCAAGGATTTCATATGGTGAATGATCCATATAAACATAATCATGCTGGTCAGCCCGCAGTCTCAATCCAGTCCCTCTCAGCATTTTCAGGAAGCCAAGCTGCAATTCTTCAGGCCGCATTGCAAACACATCATTAAATGTTTTTTTGAACGAGTGATAATCTTCTTCCGGCAAACCAGCAATTAAATCAAGGTGCTGGTCAATCTTGCCGCCTTCCTTGACCATTGTCACTGTACGCTTTAGCTTATCGAAATTCTGTTTTCTCATCACCAATTCATTTGTATAATCATTAGTCGACTGTACGCCAATTTCAAAACGGAATAATCCTGCAGGCGCTTCCTGGTTCAGAAATTCAATGACCTCAGGGCGCATGATATCAGCGGTGATTTCGAATTGGAACACAGTACCAGGAAGATGCTCATCAATCAGGAACCGGAACATTTCCATTGCGTAGCTTCGACTAATATTGAATGTCCTGTCAACGAATTTAATTGTTTTCGCACCATTCGCCATTAGATAACGGATATCTTCCTTAACCTTCTCCCTGTCGAAGTAGCGGACACCGACTTCAATGGAGGAGAGACAAAACTGGCAGCTGAAAGGACAGCCGCGACTCGTTTCAAGATAAGTTACCCTTTTAGAGAGATGGGGGAGATCTTCTTCAAAACGATATGGAGATGGAAGTTCTTTTAAATCCAGTTTATTGCGTTGGGGATTCATTAGGATGCCGGCCCCTTTTCGATAGGCTATCCCGGGCACTTCTGAAAAATCAGCTCCTGAATCTATGGCAGAAAGAAGCTGCTTTAATGTCTGTTCACCTTCGCCGATGACGATGAAGTCAAACTCTGTTACTTCCTTCATCCAATTTTGAACATCATAGGTAACTTCGGGGCCACCAGCGATAATTTTGATATCAGGGTTGATCTTTTTGATCATCTTGATGACTTTAATACTTTCTTCGATATTCCAAATATAGCAGCTGAATCCAATGACATCAGGTTGCTTTTGAATTAAATCTGAGACAATATTGATCACAGGATCTTTGATTGTATACTCAACCAGATTTACATCATACTCAGGCTGGGCATATGCCTTAAGATACCTGATCGCAAGATTTGTGTGTATATATTTCGCGTTAAGCGTTGTTAAAACAATATTCATTAAAAAAATCTCCTTTATAAAAATCCAGCAGCAAATCAACTTTAAATTATATCTCAGTTTGGACAAAAAAGACAGGTTGAATGCAGTTGAAGAATAAGGAAAAGAGCCATTCCTTAAGGAATGGCTCTTGCTAGTGCTTATATTAGGAAGTGTTAACTGCTCAACAGCTTCCTCCTATAAAACCTCAGGATGGCTGTGAACCGGCTTTTTAGGCGGTTGATTCCTGAGGTTTTAAACTCGATCAGTGGTTGCGCTAATGCTGCTGCGTACTTGCTGGACAACAGGAAAGTCAAGAGCAGTGCGATGACTGCAAGCAAAAGGATTCGTTCAGGACTATGGAAGAAGTTCTGAACTTCGCTTTCGCGGAAGGTTCGTACAAAAAATCCATGCAGCAGATATACATAAAGTGTATTTTTACCCAGGTCTGTAAAGAAATATTGCTTCTTCGGAACAATTGTCAAGAAACTGAACACCATCAGCAAGCTTAATAAGTAAAAGCCTAAACGAGTGAACATGCTTGATAATGAAGCTGCTTCCATCAATGAGTAAGGCTTAGAACCAAGAAGCCATTTATAGTCTATATCTGGATTAAAATAAAATCCTAAAAATACTATTGCGAAGGTCACGAATGCTCCAACTTTGAAGGCTGGTCTGGTCAATGTTTTGATATGGTCCTTCGTCAAATGGTAACCAAGCAAGAACAAGGGAAAGAAAACAAAGGTTCTTGAAAGGCTTAGATAGTTGGATACCCAATCTATATACCCGACACCTAATCCCAGGCCAAAAGCAATCAACAGTCCAGCAGGTGCGTTAAGTTTTGAAAAAACAATAAGCATAACGTTCCAGCAGAATAAGCTGATCAAAAACCATAGAGACCAATGTGGATTCAGCGGATCCATCGTAAAAGTAGACTTGCTGTAAAGAAAATAATAGAAAATGGAATAAATCAGCTGAAAAATAAAGTATGGCAGTATCAACTTTTTGGCAATTTTCATTACATAGCCTTTTTTATTGAAGCCTCTCGCAAAAAATCCAGAAACAAGGATAAAGGCTGGCATATGGAATGTATAAATGACTTTGTAAATATTGTAAATCATTTCATTGTCTTCAATGAACGAGCGCAAAAGATGGCCAAATACGACGAAAAAAATCAAGATGAACTTGGCATTGTCAAAGTAGTAATCTCGTTGTTTCATATTTCCTCCCTTAATTAGAGACCCCCAAAAAATACTAACCCTCTTTTACCCCGGAAAGGACAAATACAAACTAGGCTATTTGCTCAAAATTAAGGAACTAGCTCCTGAATAAGGAAAATACATTTCTGTACTATTACAAATTTATCTCTGTTATATAAAAGTTTTTCATTATAATATACGGCTTAAGTTAAATATTTTTGGGTGTGTTCCATTAAAAAAGTTCAAATGTTTGATATATGTCACAGCTTAATAATCTTAAAGTCTATAAAATTATTAGTGGGGAATGTTTTAAGTTCAATTACCTAAACAACGAAATTGGGGAGGGAGATTATGTCTATCTTACCGAAAAAGAATGAATTAGGTTTTTACGAGATAAGACTTGAATCGATTGGAGGGCTTGGTGCAAACCTTGCAGGAAAGATGCTTGCGGAAGCTGGTGTTCTAGGTCTTGGTTTGAATGGATCCAACTTTTCTTCATATGGATCGGAGAAAAAAGGATCACCGGTGAAAAGCTTTGTCCGTTTCTGTGAACCAGATACTGAAATCAGGGTCCACAGTCCAATAGAAGAGCCGCATGTTGTGGGCGTATTTCATGAGGCACTTTATAAAATGGTCGATGTAGTAAGCGGGTTGCGTCCGGACGGAATACTGCTGGTGAACTCGACGAGAGATTTTGATGACATCAAAAAAGACCTTCATCTTGAGCATGGAACACTGGCAATTGTTGATGCGCTATCCATCGCTGTCGAGGAAAAAACAAAAGTAAATACTGCAATGCTGGGTGCATTGTATCGCATCATTGATTTCCTTGATCCCGAAGCGATGAAAAATGTTATACGCAAAACTTTTGAAAAAAAATATCCTCATTTAGTTGAGCCGAATATCAGAACCTTCGAGAGAGGCTACCATGACGTTCAATTTAAAACATACGCACCAGAAGAAGGGGCGCAGGGCAAAGAATTCAAACGCCCAATGCCGCTTCTTGGCTACGAAACACAGGAAATAGGCGGTGTGATTACAGCGCAGGCAAATAGTATCCTCAAGGATTTAAGCGGTTCCAGACAAGGATTCCTGCCCCAATTCAATCAGCAAGAATGCATCAATTGTGCTGCATGTGATACTGCATGTCCTGATTATTGCTTTGTATGGGAAGAAGGAGAGGACAAACGCGGCAGAAAGCAGATGTTCCTAAAGGGAATCGATTATCAATATTGCAAAGGCTGCCTGAAGTGTGTTGAGGCATGTCCAACCACTGCGTTAAGCGAGCTGAGGGAAATGATCGGCTATGCTGAGGAGAATCAAGTAAAACATAACTATCCTTATGTGACTGGAGGGGTTTCTTAATGTCCGTTCTTGAAGAAAACGTAAAGGCAATGAGTACAGCAGAACAGGTGACAACCTTTGAATCAGGAAATGAAATGGCGGCAATGGCTGCAGCTCAGATCAACTATCATATCATGGGCTATTTTCCGATCACCCCTTCAACAGAGGTTGCTCAATACCTGGATATGATGAAATCCAGAGGGGAGCATGATATAAAATTGATTCCTGCTGATGGTGAACATGGTTCCGCGGGAATTTGTTATGGTGCTGCAGCAACTGGAGCCCGCGTGTTCAACGCAACGAGCGCGAACGGGTTGATGTATATGCTCGAGCAGCTTCCGGTTCAATCTGGAACACGTTATCCAATGGTCTTGAACCTGGTAACGCGTTCGATCAGTGGTCCGCTGGACATACGCGGCGATCACTCAGATTTGTACTTTGCCTTAAATACTGGATGGGTCATCCTCACCGCCAGGACACCACAGGCTGTTTATGATATGAACATTATGGCGCTTAAAATTGCCGAACACTCAGATGTGCGTCTGCCTGTCATGGTCGCTTATGATGGCTTCTTTACATCCCACCAAAAGCGCAAAGTGAACTATTTCAAGGATCGCGCTGTTGTCCAAAGATT
This window of the Mesobacillus jeotgali genome carries:
- a CDS encoding TrkH family potassium uptake protein, translated to MWINIRRRLNKLSPAQIIVAYYLIAVIVSMSLLSLPIAIQPGAKWSFMDALFTAASAVSVTGLSVITVRDTFTVPGIFILMFVLQFGGIGVMALGTFFWLIIRKKIGLKERRLIMMDQNQTSMSGLVKMLKEILVIIVIIELIGALLLGIYFLKYFPTWQEAFLHGLFASVSATTNGGFDITGASLIPYAQDYFVVTINMLLITLGAIGFPVLVELKSFLFRSKKNGPFRFSLFLKITTLTFLGLLIFGTVAIWGLEYNHFLSDKSLLDSFFYAFFQSTTTRSGGLATMDVNDFTDPTLFLMAALMFIGASPSSVGGGIRTTTFAINLLFLYHFARGRRAIRVFNRELHQDDIIKSLVVSIMAVLICFFAVLILMVTENQSLLAIIFEVASAFGTTGLSMGITPELSAIGKMVLIILMFIGRVGVISFLLIIGGKTEKESIHYPKERVIIG
- a CDS encoding DUF3905 domain-containing protein, translated to MAKKDRELKPLDIEETMPHQINAPSFKDTGIEMKPPFKNEHGVIIGDSLYSSENSPLENWTDETDPAVMAGDEWVHPTNDIGWNTAENRDLLEEKRKPKAYPFMHPTKDVSKGQD
- a CDS encoding B12-binding domain-containing radical SAM protein codes for the protein MNIVLTTLNAKYIHTNLAIRYLKAYAQPEYDVNLVEYTIKDPVINIVSDLIQKQPDVIGFSCYIWNIEESIKVIKMIKKINPDIKIIAGGPEVTYDVQNWMKEVTEFDFIVIGEGEQTLKQLLSAIDSGADFSEVPGIAYRKGAGILMNPQRNKLDLKELPSPYRFEEDLPHLSKRVTYLETSRGCPFSCQFCLSSIEVGVRYFDREKVKEDIRYLMANGAKTIKFVDRTFNISRSYAMEMFRFLIDEHLPGTVFQFEITADIMRPEVIEFLNQEAPAGLFRFEIGVQSTNDYTNELVMRKQNFDKLKRTVTMVKEGGKIDQHLDLIAGLPEEDYHSFKKTFNDVFAMRPEELQLGFLKMLRGTGLRLRADQHDYVYMDHSPYEILGNNVLDFNDIIKIKQVEDVLEKYWNDHRMDLTVEYLVTKVFPSPFDFFQDFGSYWETRGWSRIGHQLEDLFKRLFNFLQEKGVENLEAIESLMKYDYLASMKHKPRKPWWELSLDKQERSDLYRGIIQKPDALGNQYSELNISEKELYKHTLLEDITIDLERFIEDGEIDYSPSYMLVYFDSKLNTPQFFTFKMEDLKPA
- a CDS encoding acyltransferase family protein, with product MKQRDYYFDNAKFILIFFVVFGHLLRSFIEDNEMIYNIYKVIYTFHMPAFILVSGFFARGFNKKGYVMKIAKKLILPYFIFQLIYSIFYYFLYSKSTFTMDPLNPHWSLWFLISLFCWNVMLIVFSKLNAPAGLLIAFGLGLGVGYIDWVSNYLSLSRTFVFFPLFLLGYHLTKDHIKTLTRPAFKVGAFVTFAIVFLGFYFNPDIDYKWLLGSKPYSLMEAASLSSMFTRLGFYLLSLLMVFSFLTIVPKKQYFFTDLGKNTLYVYLLHGFFVRTFRESEVQNFFHSPERILLLAVIALLLTFLLSSKYAAALAQPLIEFKTSGINRLKSRFTAILRFYRRKLLSS
- a CDS encoding 2-oxoacid:acceptor oxidoreductase family protein, whose protein sequence is MSILPKKNELGFYEIRLESIGGLGANLAGKMLAEAGVLGLGLNGSNFSSYGSEKKGSPVKSFVRFCEPDTEIRVHSPIEEPHVVGVFHEALYKMVDVVSGLRPDGILLVNSTRDFDDIKKDLHLEHGTLAIVDALSIAVEEKTKVNTAMLGALYRIIDFLDPEAMKNVIRKTFEKKYPHLVEPNIRTFERGYHDVQFKTYAPEEGAQGKEFKRPMPLLGYETQEIGGVITAQANSILKDLSGSRQGFLPQFNQQECINCAACDTACPDYCFVWEEGEDKRGRKQMFLKGIDYQYCKGCLKCVEACPTTALSELREMIGYAEENQVKHNYPYVTGGVS